CCGGAGATCATCTCACAAGCACAAACCTCTTCGAATCGACAAAACTCCCGGCACTGAGTCTGTACACATACACACCGCTTGCCAGCGAACCGGCATCAACGGTGACCTCGTGGTATCCTGCCCCGCGGCTTCCGTTCACTAACGAAGCTACCTGCTGCCCGAGAGCGTTAAACACTTCAAGACGAACATGAGTCTGCTCAGGAAGGCCGTACCGTATTACTGTTGCAGGATTGAACGGATTGGGATAGTTCTGCTGAAGTACAAATTCCGCCGGAGTGAATCCTCCGCTAACATGTGTCACGATTGACACAAACACAGCCTCGAAATAATGGATTGTTCCATCCAAATCAATTTGCTTCAGTCGATAAAAGGGATGGCGATGACTCGGACTTGTATCGATCCACCTGTAATGCCGCGGTTCCAGCGTCGTGCCGTGGCCCGGCACGAAACTGCCGGCGATCGTCTCGAAGGGCCCGCCGTGTTGTTCTCCGCGCTGAATCTCAAAACCGTAGTTGTTGATTTCACTTAATGTCATCCATTCCAGTTGCACGGTGCCGGAGGCTGTCAATGTTCCTGTGAAATTCGCAAGCTGAACGGGAACAGGGCTTGGCGCAACGTTGCCCCACCACGTACTCCAGTTGTGTGATGCCGTGGTCTTGGCCCATTCGTGTGTCATCCAAAACGTATTGTCTACCGGGTCTGCCGTGACCGACGCATAATCTCCCCATCTGTCACTGTTGGAATATCCCGGACTTGCTTTCAACTCTTGCGGTGCATCAAACGTGGTAGCCGAGTTCAAGCGGGTCGTGAACATAATGGAGGGAAAAGTTGACGAAGAGGACTGCGTATAGACAATTGCAACATCGCCGTTTGCATTCCCGCCAATGGATCCTTGATAGGTCCAAACGCCGGTTCCTCCGTTGATGAAACCGGATTCCGTAAGCGTCGGAGTTCCGACGGGAAAGTCGTTCGTTGCTATTCTGTAATAGTACACGCTCGACTTGCCCGAACCGCCCCCGGCCGTGTGGCAAAACCAAAGAGAACCGTTGTGCCAAAACGCGTTTCCTTGAGTCCGGGGGGTGAGCGTTGCAATTGTTGTCGCTGTGCCGGACTGCGGAGCGCTGAAGACTCCGGTGCTTCCTCCATGATTGGGCACCGTCACTGTCGAGAACGACAGTGAAGGATTGCCGAGCGGATCGCTGACTTCCCAGACTCTAACCGAGGTTGTGTTGGCGAACGAAATATCTCCGAAATACACCTTGTTTCCCGGCGTGGTCGGGCTCAGAACCGTTGCGGGCTGCAAGGTGAACGCATTGGAAGAACCGTCTGGTGTGTACAGTAGCGAGTACGTGCCCGTTCCCGCAATAATATCCGACTTCTTCAGAATGATGATCTGGCAATTCTTGAACACTCCTGATGAAAAAGGAAGACTATACATGTTGAACGTGACATAAACCGCCTGGCTGTCGATTCCCATTCCGGGATAGTCGGCGCCGTAGTTCGTTGCACCGACAGTCTGCGTGATATTCAATCTGTAGAAATGCCAGTCGCCGGTTCCGCTGGTTGCCGGGTTGGAGTTTTTCGAGACGGCTAGATTAAGAAACGCCTGATTGAGAGTTGTGTTCTCCTGCATGATAACAAAGAACCGGCCTGTTGCAGGATCGTACAGCGCCCGCGGATCGGAATTGCCGCTGCCCGTGTTGCCGACTCCGTCCCAAAAACCTCCAGCTCCGGAAAGGCTCAAAGGTCCCCACACAATCGACCCGGTTTTTGTATGATAAGTGATTCTCAGGTTTACGGTTGCAAGTACGCCGCTCGGTCCCGCTGCTCCGTGCGGGTCAGGCGGGCGGATTGTGCCGACCTGCGCCATACCCTCCCACGACTGAATAATGTCTGCAGTGGGGGAGAAGGGTGAAAACAGGGCTTGCGCAGTTTGATCGGCGGGCTCGATGCTTCTCGGGTGGGGAGGTTCCGGAGGCCGGACGATTTCTTGTGCCAATGTATTCGATCCTGCAAACAGAATCAAAACGAGAATAAGAATCTGTGCCAATACTCCACTTTTCACGGCTTTACCCCTTTGAAATGAATGATGTGTAGTTTGTTGTTTGTCTTATGTGCGGACTGGAACCTGAAGTACGAAGAGGATTGTCCATCAAGCCGGTCGGTTTCAGATGGAATGTGA
The genomic region above belongs to Bacteroidota bacterium and contains:
- a CDS encoding T9SS type A sorting domain-containing protein; amino-acid sequence: MAQILILVLILFAGSNTLAQEIVRPPEPPHPRSIEPADQTAQALFSPFSPTADIIQSWEGMAQVGTIRPPDPHGAAGPSGVLATVNLRITYHTKTGSIVWGPLSLSGAGGFWDGVGNTGSGNSDPRALYDPATGRFFVIMQENTTLNQAFLNLAVSKNSNPATSGTGDWHFYRLNITQTVGATNYGADYPGMGIDSQAVYVTFNMYSLPFSSGVFKNCQIIILKKSDIIAGTGTYSLLYTPDGSSNAFTLQPATVLSPTTPGNKVYFGDISFANTTSVRVWEVSDPLGNPSLSFSTVTVPNHGGSTGVFSAPQSGTATTIATLTPRTQGNAFWHNGSLWFCHTAGGGSGKSSVYYYRIATNDFPVGTPTLTESGFINGGTGVWTYQGSIGGNANGDVAIVYTQSSSSTFPSIMFTTRLNSATTFDAPQELKASPGYSNSDRWGDYASVTADPVDNTFWMTHEWAKTTASHNWSTWWGNVAPSPVPVQLANFTGTLTASGTVQLEWMTLSEINNYGFEIQRGEQHGGPFETIAGSFVPGHGTTLEPRHYRWIDTSPSHRHPFYRLKQIDLDGTIHYFEAVFVSIVTHVSGGFTPAEFVLQQNYPNPFNPATVIRYGLPEQTHVRLEVFNALGQQVASLVNGSRGAGYHEVTVDAGSLASGVYVYRLSAGSFVDSKRFVLVR